GTCGGTGCGCAGGTCATCGACATCAACATGGACGAGGGCATGATCGACGGCGTCGCCGCGATGGACCGGTTCACCAAGCTGATCGCGGCCGAGCCGGACATCAGCCGGGTCCCGGTGATGATCGACTCCTCCAAGTGGGAGGTCATCGAGGCCGGCCTGAAGAACGTGCAGGGCAAGCCAATCGTCAACTCGATCTCCATGAAGGAGGGCGAGGAGAAGTTCGTCCGTGAGGCGCGGCTGTGCCGCAAATACGGCGCCGCCGTCGTCGTCATGGCCTTCGACGAGAAGGGCCAGGCCGACAACCTGGAGCGCCGCAAGGAGATCTGCGGGCGCGCCTACCGGATCCTGACCGAGGAGGTCGGCTTCCCACCCGAGGACATCATCTTCGACCCGAACTGCTTCGCGCTGGCCACCGGGATCGAGGAGCACGCGACCTACGGGATCGACTTCATCGAGGGCTGCGCCTGGATCAAGGAGAACCTGCCGGGGGTGCACATCTCCGGCGGTATCTCCAACGTGTCGTTCTCCTTCCGCGGCAACAATCCCGTCCGCGAGGCGATCCACGCGGTGTTCCTGTTCCACGCCATCAAGGCCGGGCTGGACATGGGCATCGTCAACGCTGGCGCGCTGGTGCCCTACGACTCGATCGACCCCGAGCTGCGCGACCGCATCGAGGACGTCGTCCTGAATCGCCGCGAGGACGCTGCCGAACGGCTGCTGGAGATCGCCGAACGGTTCAACACCAAGGAGAAGTCCGAAGATCCGGCCGCGGCCCAGTGGCGTAGCCTCCCGGTCCGCGAGCGGATCACGCACGCGCTCGTCAAGGGCATCGACGCCCACGTCGATGCCGACACCGAGGAACTGCGAACCGAGATCGCCGCCGCGGGTGGCCGCCCGATCGAGGTGATCGAGGGTCCGCTGATGGACGGCATGAACGTCGTCGGCGACCTGTTCGGCGCGGGCAAGATGTTCCTGCCCCAAGTGGTGAAGTCGGCGCGGGTGATGAAGAAGGCCGTGGCGTACCTCCTGCCGTTCATCGAGGCCGAGAAGGCGCAGTCCGGCTCTACGGAGCAGGACAAGACCAACGGCACGATCGTCATGGCGACCGTTAAGGGCGACGTCCACGACATCGGCAAGAACATCGTTGGGGTCGTGCTGCAGTGCAACAACTACTCCGTGGTCGACCTCGGGGTGATGGTGCCCGCCGAGAAGATCCTGGCGGCAGCGAGGGAGTACGACGCAGACATCATCGGGCTGTCCGGCCTGATCACCCCGTCCCTGGACGAGATGGTCAACTTCGCCGTCGCGATGGAACGCGAGGGACTGCAGATCCCGCTGCTGATCGGCGGCGCGACCACCTCACGCGCCCACACGGCGGTGAAGGTGGCGCCGCGTCGCAGCGGTCCGGTGGTGTGGGTCAAGGACGCCTCCCGCTCGGTGCCGGTCGCCGCCGCGTTGCTCGACGACAAGCAGCGGCCGGGCCTGCTGGAGGCCACCGCGGCCGACTACGCGGCCCTGCGCGAACGGCACGCCCAGAAGAGCGAGCGGCCGATGCTGACGCTGGAGAAGGCCCGCGCCAACCGGACGCCGATCGACTGGGACAACTACACGCCGCCGGTGCCTGCGCAAGGTCTCGGCGTGCGCGAGTTTCTCGACTACGACCTGGCCGAGTTGCGCGAGTACATCGACTGGCAGCCGTTCTTCAACGCCTGGGAGATGAAGGGCCGCTTCCCCGACATCCTCAACAACCCGGCCACGGGCGAGACCGCCCGCAAGCTGTACAACGACGCTCAAGAGATGCTCGACACGCTGATCAGGGAGAAGTGGCTCACGGCCAGCGGGGTGATCGGATTCTTCCCGGCGAACGCGGTCGGCTCGGGTATTGAAGACATCGAGGTGTACACCGACGAGACCCGCACCGAGGTGCTGACTACGTTGCACAACCTGCGTCAGCAGGGCGAGCACCGCGACGGCATCCCGAACCGGTCGCTT
The nucleotide sequence above comes from Mycobacterium decipiens. Encoded proteins:
- the metH gene encoding methionine synthase, with the translated sequence MNVSAFEPNIRPDCTDALTATLGQRIMVIDGAMGTAIQRDRPDEAGYRGERFKDWPSDLVGNNDLLTLTQPHIIEGIHREYLEAGADILETNTFNANKVSLSDYDMAELSYELNYAGAALARKACDEFSTPEKPRYVAGALGPTTRTASISPDVNDPGARNVSYDQLVAAYLEAANGLVDGGADIIIIETIFDSLNAKAAVFAVETLFEDRARRWPVIISGTITDASGRTLSGQVTEAFWNAIRHAKPIAVGLNCALGAPEMRPYIAEMARIADTFVSCYPNAGLPNAFGEYDESPERQAGYIAEFAEAGLVNLVGGCCGTAPPHIAEIAKVVQGKPPRELPKIELATRLSGLEPLNITDESLFVNIGERTNITGSARFRNLIKAEDYDTALSVALQQVEVGAQVIDINMDEGMIDGVAAMDRFTKLIAAEPDISRVPVMIDSSKWEVIEAGLKNVQGKPIVNSISMKEGEEKFVREARLCRKYGAAVVVMAFDEKGQADNLERRKEICGRAYRILTEEVGFPPEDIIFDPNCFALATGIEEHATYGIDFIEGCAWIKENLPGVHISGGISNVSFSFRGNNPVREAIHAVFLFHAIKAGLDMGIVNAGALVPYDSIDPELRDRIEDVVLNRREDAAERLLEIAERFNTKEKSEDPAAAQWRSLPVRERITHALVKGIDAHVDADTEELRTEIAAAGGRPIEVIEGPLMDGMNVVGDLFGAGKMFLPQVVKSARVMKKAVAYLLPFIEAEKAQSGSTEQDKTNGTIVMATVKGDVHDIGKNIVGVVLQCNNYSVVDLGVMVPAEKILAAAREYDADIIGLSGLITPSLDEMVNFAVAMEREGLQIPLLIGGATTSRAHTAVKVAPRRSGPVVWVKDASRSVPVAAALLDDKQRPGLLEATAADYAALRERHAQKSERPMLTLEKARANRTPIDWDNYTPPVPAQGLGVREFLDYDLAELREYIDWQPFFNAWEMKGRFPDILNNPATGETARKLYNDAQEMLDTLIREKWLTASGVIGFFPANAVGSGIEDIEVYTDETRTEVLTTLHNLRQQGEHRDGIPNRSLGDFVAPKDTGLADYVGAFAVTAGLGSHDKIVEFKTALDDYSAILLESIADRLAEAFAERMHQRVRKEFWGFQPDEKLDNEALIAERYVGIRPAPGYPACPEHTEKTTLFELMDVTKRTGIELTESMAMWPGAAVSGWYFSHPQSQYFVVGRLAQDQVADYAKRKGWTMQEAERWLGPNLGYNPED